ATGCTTTCCGCTTTTGCCGACCGAGGCGAGATGGGACCGGTGTTCTCCTTGTTTGCGGGGATGCGGGAGATGGGGCTCGACATGGATGGCTTCACATTGTCTGCTGTGGTCACAGCTTGCGGCGATGATGTTTCTTTGATGAGGCAGTTGCATTCTTTTGCGGTTTCCAGTGGTCTTGATTCTTATGTTTCTCCGAGCAATGCGCTTCTAACGTATTACAGTAAGAATGGTTATTTGAATGAGGCGAAGAGGATGTTCGATGAGATGGGAGAGGCTAGGGATGAGGTTTCTTGGAATTCGATGATAGTTGCTTATGGACAGCACCGGGAAGGGCTACGAGCACTGGAGCTGTTCCAAGAGATGATTAGGAAGGGCATGTATGTAGATATGTATACTTTGGCAAGTGTTCTCACTGCATTTACCTGTGTAAGCGATTTGGTAGGCGGGCTTCAGTTTCATGCTAAGCTTGTAAAAACAGGGTTCCACCAGAATTCACATGTTGGGAGTGGCTTGATTGACTTGTATTCTAAGTGCAAGGGTGCCATGTCGGATTGCGAGAAAGTATTTCAAGAGATCAAGGAACCAGATTTGGTTTTGTGGAACACTATGATTTCAGGGTATTCACAAAACGAGGAACTCTCAGAGGAGGCTCTAGAATGTTTCCGCAGTCTGCGAAGATTTGGGTACAGACCGGATGATTGTAGCTTTGTTTGTGCAATCAGTGCCTGCTCCAATCTCTCATCTCCTTCTCAGGGGAAACAAATGCATGGCTTGGTAATCAAATCAGAGATTCCCTCAAATTGGATCTCTGTTGATAATGCTTTAATTGCAATGTATCAAAATGCGGGAATCTGGGGGATGCCAGGAGGTTATTTAATAGGATGCCGGAGCATAATACTGTCTCACTTAACTCAATGATTGCAGGTTATGCTCAGCATGGATTAGGAGAGAAATCTCTTGCTCTCTTTCAAGAGATGCTGGACAATGATATCCCTCCTACAAGTATAACTTTCATCTCTGTACTTTCTGCATGTGCACATACTGGGAAAGTTCATGAGGGCCAAACATATTTCAACATGATGAAGGAGAAGTTTGGGCTTGAGCCAGAGGCAGAACATTACTCATGCATGATTGATCTACTAGGTCGGGCAGGCAAAATAAGTGAAGCTGAGAAGCTAATTGAGACAATGCCATTCAGTCCTGGCTCCGTTGGCTGGGCCTCATTGCTTGGGGCATGTAGGAAGCACGGTAACATGGAGATAGCTGTCAAAGCAGCTTATCAGTTTTTGCAGCATGAACCTGCAAATGCTGCTCCATATGTTGTCCTCTCAAATATGTTCAGTAGTGCTGGCAGATTGGAAGATATAGTAGCAATAAGAAGGCTAATGCGAGACAGAGGTGTTAAAAAGAATCCAGGTTGCAGCTGGATCGAGCTAAATCGAAGAACCCATGTATTTGTGGCAGAAGATAGTTCACACCCAATGATTAAAGAGATTCGTGATTACTTGGATGAGATGCTATTGAAGATTAGGAAGGTTGGTTATGTACCGGATGTTAATCAGGTTTCGTTAAAGGAGGATGGAATGGAGGAAAAAGAGATGGAAATGAGATTAAGACATCACAGTGAGAAGCTAGCAGTTGCATTTGGGTTGATTTCGACTAAGGATGGGGAGCCAATACTTGCGGTGAAAAATCTTAGAATATGTGGGGATTGCCATAATGCAATCAAACA
Above is a window of Eucalyptus grandis isolate ANBG69807.140 chromosome 9, ASM1654582v1, whole genome shotgun sequence DNA encoding:
- the LOC120286234 gene encoding LOW QUALITY PROTEIN: pentatricopeptide repeat-containing protein At3g49710-like (The sequence of the model RefSeq protein was modified relative to this genomic sequence to represent the inferred CDS: inserted 1 base in 1 codon), whose translation is MNQLSWNLHSFRHLLKQCIAERDFLTGKSLHALYIKSLVPPSTYLSNHFILLYSKCRRLLAARRAFDLTPNPNVFSFNAIVAAYAKESQMMVARQLFDRIPAPDLVSYNTMLSAFADRGEMGPVFSLFAGMREMGLDMDGFTLSAVVTACGDDVSLMRQLHSFAVSSGLDSYVSPSNALLTYYSKNGYLNEAKRMFDEMGEARDEVSWNSMIVAYGQHREGLRALELFQEMIRKGMYVDMYTLASVLTAFTCVSDLVGGLQFHAKLVKTGFHQNSHVGSGLIDLYSKCKGAMSDCEKVFQEIKEPDLVLWNTMISGYSQNEELSEEALECFRSLRRFGYRPDDCSFVCAISACSNLSSPSQGKQMHGLVIKSEIPSNWISVDNALIAMYXKCGNLGDARRLFNRMPEHNTVSLNSMIAGYAQHGLGEKSLALFQEMLDNDIPPTSITFISVLSACAHTGKVHEGQTYFNMMKEKFGLEPEAEHYSCMIDLLGRAGKISEAEKLIETMPFSPGSVGWASLLGACRKHGNMEIAVKAAYQFLQHEPANAAPYVVLSNMFSSAGRLEDIVAIRRLMRDRGVKKNPGCSWIELNRRTHVFVAEDSSHPMIKEIRDYLDEMLLKIRKVGYVPDVNQVSLKEDGMEEKEMEMRLRHHSEKLAVAFGLISTKDGEPILAVKNLRICGDCHNAIKHISKITKREITVRDTRRFHCFKEGQCSCEDYW